One window of the Mycobacterium haemophilum DSM 44634 genome contains the following:
- a CDS encoding TA system VapC family ribonuclease toxin: MALLDVNSLIALAWDSHIHHVRMREWFAANAPQGWATCPITESGFVRVSTNPKVLPSPIGMSDAQHVLISLRGADGHQFLFDDVSITDDDVPTILGHRQVTDAHLLTLARRRGVRLVTFDAAIVSLAQGRDVELLTLL, from the coding sequence ATGGCGCTGCTCGACGTCAACTCGCTGATCGCTTTGGCGTGGGACTCTCACATCCACCACGTACGTATGCGCGAGTGGTTTGCCGCTAATGCGCCGCAGGGCTGGGCGACCTGCCCCATCACAGAAAGCGGGTTCGTTCGCGTGTCGACGAACCCGAAGGTGCTTCCGAGTCCTATCGGGATGTCCGACGCGCAGCACGTTCTCATTTCCCTGCGTGGGGCTGATGGCCACCAGTTCCTATTCGACGACGTGTCAATTACTGATGACGACGTTCCAACTATTCTCGGTCACCGCCAAGTGACAGACGCGCATCTGCTCACGCTCGCGCGCCGTAGGGGAGTTCGCCTCGTTACGTTCGACGCCGCGATCGTTTCTCTCGCGCAGGGACGCGATGTGGAACTACTGACCTTGCTTTAA